The following are encoded in a window of Balaenoptera ricei isolate mBalRic1 chromosome 1, mBalRic1.hap2, whole genome shotgun sequence genomic DNA:
- the LOC132348100 gene encoding small ribosomal subunit protein eS24-like, with amino-acid sequence MNNTVTIRTRKFMTTQLLQREQVVTDVLHPGKATVPKTEIWGTLAKMYKTTPNVIFVFGFRTHFGDGKTTGLGMIYDSLGHAKKDEPKHRLARHGLYEKTSRKQ; translated from the coding sequence atgaacaacacagtaactaTCCGGACCAGGAAGTTCATGACCACCCAACTACTTCAGCGGGAACAAGTGGTCACTGATGTCCTTCATCCTGGGAAGGCAACAGTACCTAAGACAGAAATTTGGGGAACACTAGCCAAAATGTACAAGACCACACCAAACGTCATCTTTGTGTTTGGGTTCAGAACCCATTTTGGTGATGGCAAGACAACTGGCCTTGGCATGATTTACGATTCCTTGGGTCACGCGAAGAAGGATGAGCCCAAACACAGGCTTGCAAGACATGGCCTGTACGAGAAGACCTCAAGAAAGCAGTGA